One part of the Denticeps clupeoides chromosome 16, fDenClu1.1, whole genome shotgun sequence genome encodes these proteins:
- the ano9b gene encoding anoctamin-9 isoform X2, with amino-acid sequence MNSQEAMELDEGRPEDGNSCSEPLMAWNMYSPRIYDYVLVADKVDDKTEPSYKKQEAFIEQLKGKKMQVNDVVHEEKVFYGIRAPKEIFEKYKYLLKVSDACNWSGEQGLLELDEDVGSEDFPQSTRIRVVHFVLHHTFLNSGENLSELLEQKVFDSMFCVHERKKQKALKRLWARWTAVFRNQPIDEIRVYFGEKVALYYLWLGCYTYLLVPASVVGIIIFLYGLAFFQTSPLITEVCESDIIMCPRCDKGCNAWNLSDTCAYAKVNHLFDNEGTVAFAMFMAIWATLFFEFWKRHRSKYVSKWKVFNWCEEEEEMILEVVNDEKCKPKEYHHSYWRTTLVLALSTLLLVVIIGLTHMLVVTRVVAAVQLAEAEWDFVSEYADMCAMLIGAVLHYVTMQVMSKVNKAAALKLCEIENCRSFAALEKSFTVKMFTFQFFTLFSSLIYIAFFLGRINGYPGNYVRLAGKWRLEECHPSGCLTDLFIQMAVILVLKQTVNNIFEFAVPWFKRCLKRAKAKKLERKCGHCYRKACRKEDPCDVCKLRDWIRNYHLNDVNAFSLFNEFLEMVLQFSFTTIFVAAFPLAPLLAFINNLFEIRLDAIKMVSLERRLVPQKTNDIGVWTKVLEAIGVLAVIANGLVIGFSTDFIPRLAYQYRYGPCANGTTDIHCMTGYINDTLATAYVTDEKVRSDFSFQQMVVNNVNYTHCRYKDYRSNEDQSLTPKFWFILAIRFAFVVLFEHVVVMCKFIAAWFIPDNPTSVKNSRLHDKLQRLKDELKGQKHHNAMSDGSTERSEFRLPVLFIFSEQQTGH; translated from the exons GATGTCGTTCATGAGGAGAAGGTGTTTTATGGCATCCGGGCGCCCAAGGAGATCTTTGAGAAGTACAAGTACCTCCTGAAAGTGTCAGACGCCTGCAACTGGAGCGGGGAGCAAGGTCTGCTGGAGCTGGATGAAGACGTGGGGAGCGAGGACTTCCCACAATCCACCAG GATCAGAGTTGTGCACTTTGTTTTGCACCACACATTTCTGAACAGCGGGG AGAACCTTTCAGAACTCCTGGAGCAGAAGGTGTTCGATTCCATGTTTTGCGTGCATGAG AGGAAAAAGCAGAAAGCCCTCAAGCGTCTGTGGGCCCGCTGGACGGCTGTGTTCCGGAACCAGCCTATCGATGAAATCAG GGTGTATTTTGGAGAGAAGGTGGCGCTGTATTACCTGTGGCTGGGCTGCTACACGTACCTGCTGGTCCCTGCGTCGGTCGTGGGGATCATCATCTTCCTGTACGGCCTCGCCTTCTTCCAGACCAGCCCCCTGAT AACAGAGGTGTGTGAATCGGACATCATCATGTGCCCGAGATGTGACAAAGGCTGCAATGCCTGGAATCTTTCGGACACCTGTGCTTATGCCAAG GTGAACCATCTTTTCGACAACGAGGGAACGGTGGCCTTCGCCATGTTCATGGCTATTTGGG CCACGCTCTTTTTTGAATTTTGGAAGAGGCACCGGTCGAAATACGTCTCCAAGTGGAAAGTCTTTAACTGGTGCGAGGAAGAG GAGGAGATGATTCTGGAGGTGGTGAACGATGAGAAGTGCAAGCCCAAAGAGTACCATCACTCGTACTGGCGCACCACGCTGGTCTTGGCGCTGTCTACGCTGTTG CTGGTAGTGATCATCGGCCTGACTCATATGTTGGTGGTGACCCGGGTGGTGGCCGCGGTGCAGCTTGCGGAAGCCGAGTGGGATTTTGTCAGTGAGTACGCCGACATGTGTGCCATGCTGATCGGAGCAGTCTTGCACTATGTCACCATGCAGGTCATGTCAAAG GTGAACAAGGCGGCGGCCTTGAAACTGTGCGAGATCG AAAACTGCCGCTCTTTTGCGGCCTTAGAGAAGAGCTTCACAGTGAAGATGTTCACCTTCCAGTTCTTCACGCTCTTCTCCTCCCTCATCTACATTGCGTTCTTCCTGGGAAG GATAAATGGATACCCTGGAAACTACGTGCGGTTGGCGGGGAAGTGGAGGCTGGAGGAG TGCCACCCCAGCGGCTGCCTCACTGACCTCTTCATCCAGATGGCCGTCATTCTGGTGCTCAAACAGACAGTCAACAACATCTTTGAGTTTGCGGTCCC CTGGTTTAAGCGCTGTCTGAAGCGGGCCAAGGCTAAGAAGCTGGAGCGGAAATGTGGCCACTGCTACAGGAAGGCCTGCCGCAAGGAGGACCCATGTGACGTCTGCAAGCTTCGGGATTGGATACGGAACTACCATCTGAACGACGTCAACGCCTTCAGTCTCTTCAACGAGTTTCTggagatgg tgcTGCAGTTCAGTTTCACCACCATCTTCGTTGCAGCGTTCCCCCTCGCTCCTCTGCTGGCTTTCATCAACAACCTGTTTGAGATCCGACTGGATGCCATTAAGATGGTCAGTCTGGAGCGCAGACTGGTGCCCCAAAAAACCAATGACATTG GAGTTTGGACTAAAGTGTTGGAGGCCATCGGGGTGCTGGCGGTCATAGCCAACGGGCTGGTGATCGGCTTTTCTACAGACTTCATCCCCCGCCTGGCCTATCAGTACCGTTACGGCCCCTGCGCCAATGGAACCACGGACATCCA TTGTATGACTGGGTACATCAACGACACCCTTGCCACCGCATACGTGACGGACGAGAAAGTGAGGAGCGACTTTTCCTTCCAGCAGATGGTGGTCAACAACGTCAATTACACACACTGCAG GTATAAAGATTACCGCAGCAACGAGGACCAGAGCCTCACCCCAAAGTTCTGGTTCATCCTGGCCATCCGCTTCGCCTTCGTTGTGCTGTTTGAG CACGTGGTCGTCATGTGCAAGTTCATTGCTGCCTGGTTCATACCCGACAACCCAACGAGCGTGAAGAACAGCAGACTGCACGACAAACTCCAAAGACTGAAGGATGAACTGAAAgg GCAGAAGCATCATAATGCCATGAGCGATGGATCCACGGAG AGATCAGAATTTCGCCTTCCAGTTCTGTTCATCTTCAGCGAGCAGCAGACTGGCCACTGA
- the ano9b gene encoding anoctamin-9 isoform X1, whose translation MNSQEAMELDEGRPEDGNSCSEPLMAWNMYSPRIYDYVLVADKVDDKTEPSYKKQEAFIEQLKGKKMQVNDVVHEEKVFYGIRAPKEIFEKYKYLLKVSDACNWSGEQGLLELDEDVGSEDFPQSTRIRVVHFVLHHTFLNSGENLSELLEQKVFDSMFCVHERKKQKALKRLWARWTAVFRNQPIDEIRVYFGEKVALYYLWLGCYTYLLVPASVVGIIIFLYGLAFFQTSPLITEVCESDIIMCPRCDKGCNAWNLSDTCAYAKVNHLFDNEGTVAFAMFMAIWATLFFEFWKRHRSKYVSKWKVFNWCEEEEEMILEVVNDEKCKPKEYHHSYWRTTLVLALSTLLLVVIIGLTHMLVVTRVVAAVQLAEAEWDFVSEYADMCAMLIGAVLHYVTMQVMSKVNKAAALKLCEIENCRSFAALEKSFTVKMFTFQFFTLFSSLIYIAFFLGRINGYPGNYVRLAGKWRLEECHPSGCLTDLFIQMAVILVLKQTVNNIFEFAVPWFKRCLKRAKAKKLERKCGHCYRKACRKEDPCDVCKLRDWIRNYHLNDVNAFSLFNEFLEMVLQFSFTTIFVAAFPLAPLLAFINNLFEIRLDAIKMVSLERRLVPQKTNDIGVWTKVLEAIGVLAVIANGLVIGFSTDFIPRLAYQYRYGPCANGTTDIHCMTGYINDTLATAYVTDEKVRSDFSFQQMVVNNVNYTHCRYKDYRSNEDQSLTPKFWFILAIRFAFVVLFEHVVVMCKFIAAWFIPDNPTSVKNSRLHDKLQRLKDELKGQKHHNAMSDGSTENFAFQFCSSSASSRLATEQKG comes from the exons GATGTCGTTCATGAGGAGAAGGTGTTTTATGGCATCCGGGCGCCCAAGGAGATCTTTGAGAAGTACAAGTACCTCCTGAAAGTGTCAGACGCCTGCAACTGGAGCGGGGAGCAAGGTCTGCTGGAGCTGGATGAAGACGTGGGGAGCGAGGACTTCCCACAATCCACCAG GATCAGAGTTGTGCACTTTGTTTTGCACCACACATTTCTGAACAGCGGGG AGAACCTTTCAGAACTCCTGGAGCAGAAGGTGTTCGATTCCATGTTTTGCGTGCATGAG AGGAAAAAGCAGAAAGCCCTCAAGCGTCTGTGGGCCCGCTGGACGGCTGTGTTCCGGAACCAGCCTATCGATGAAATCAG GGTGTATTTTGGAGAGAAGGTGGCGCTGTATTACCTGTGGCTGGGCTGCTACACGTACCTGCTGGTCCCTGCGTCGGTCGTGGGGATCATCATCTTCCTGTACGGCCTCGCCTTCTTCCAGACCAGCCCCCTGAT AACAGAGGTGTGTGAATCGGACATCATCATGTGCCCGAGATGTGACAAAGGCTGCAATGCCTGGAATCTTTCGGACACCTGTGCTTATGCCAAG GTGAACCATCTTTTCGACAACGAGGGAACGGTGGCCTTCGCCATGTTCATGGCTATTTGGG CCACGCTCTTTTTTGAATTTTGGAAGAGGCACCGGTCGAAATACGTCTCCAAGTGGAAAGTCTTTAACTGGTGCGAGGAAGAG GAGGAGATGATTCTGGAGGTGGTGAACGATGAGAAGTGCAAGCCCAAAGAGTACCATCACTCGTACTGGCGCACCACGCTGGTCTTGGCGCTGTCTACGCTGTTG CTGGTAGTGATCATCGGCCTGACTCATATGTTGGTGGTGACCCGGGTGGTGGCCGCGGTGCAGCTTGCGGAAGCCGAGTGGGATTTTGTCAGTGAGTACGCCGACATGTGTGCCATGCTGATCGGAGCAGTCTTGCACTATGTCACCATGCAGGTCATGTCAAAG GTGAACAAGGCGGCGGCCTTGAAACTGTGCGAGATCG AAAACTGCCGCTCTTTTGCGGCCTTAGAGAAGAGCTTCACAGTGAAGATGTTCACCTTCCAGTTCTTCACGCTCTTCTCCTCCCTCATCTACATTGCGTTCTTCCTGGGAAG GATAAATGGATACCCTGGAAACTACGTGCGGTTGGCGGGGAAGTGGAGGCTGGAGGAG TGCCACCCCAGCGGCTGCCTCACTGACCTCTTCATCCAGATGGCCGTCATTCTGGTGCTCAAACAGACAGTCAACAACATCTTTGAGTTTGCGGTCCC CTGGTTTAAGCGCTGTCTGAAGCGGGCCAAGGCTAAGAAGCTGGAGCGGAAATGTGGCCACTGCTACAGGAAGGCCTGCCGCAAGGAGGACCCATGTGACGTCTGCAAGCTTCGGGATTGGATACGGAACTACCATCTGAACGACGTCAACGCCTTCAGTCTCTTCAACGAGTTTCTggagatgg tgcTGCAGTTCAGTTTCACCACCATCTTCGTTGCAGCGTTCCCCCTCGCTCCTCTGCTGGCTTTCATCAACAACCTGTTTGAGATCCGACTGGATGCCATTAAGATGGTCAGTCTGGAGCGCAGACTGGTGCCCCAAAAAACCAATGACATTG GAGTTTGGACTAAAGTGTTGGAGGCCATCGGGGTGCTGGCGGTCATAGCCAACGGGCTGGTGATCGGCTTTTCTACAGACTTCATCCCCCGCCTGGCCTATCAGTACCGTTACGGCCCCTGCGCCAATGGAACCACGGACATCCA TTGTATGACTGGGTACATCAACGACACCCTTGCCACCGCATACGTGACGGACGAGAAAGTGAGGAGCGACTTTTCCTTCCAGCAGATGGTGGTCAACAACGTCAATTACACACACTGCAG GTATAAAGATTACCGCAGCAACGAGGACCAGAGCCTCACCCCAAAGTTCTGGTTCATCCTGGCCATCCGCTTCGCCTTCGTTGTGCTGTTTGAG CACGTGGTCGTCATGTGCAAGTTCATTGCTGCCTGGTTCATACCCGACAACCCAACGAGCGTGAAGAACAGCAGACTGCACGACAAACTCCAAAGACTGAAGGATGAACTGAAAgg GCAGAAGCATCATAATGCCATGAGCGATGGATCCACGGAG AATTTCGCCTTCCAGTTCTGTTCATCTTCAGCGAGCAGCAGACTGGCCACTGAACAGAAGGGCTGA